The proteins below come from a single Corylus avellana chromosome ca3, CavTom2PMs-1.0 genomic window:
- the LOC132173940 gene encoding COP1-interactive protein 1 → MSHHTRSDSENSFDIEELLQIGTRCRELRKEKDRLKDSQSQSFELIRRLELHVNSLSKARTEDKKHIQKVEKELLNCSQEIDYLQDQLNARNTEVNCLEEDVHNLELKLADMEDLQEKVNRLSEELKRSDLERLFLIQELESKEVELQKSTLYMVKLEESISSMALESQCEIESMRLDIMALEQSCFEAKKIQEETVEEKDEMNELIQELEVQFQDAQQIIKYLDKENKELKEKLDTSETNARVFYQRIEEWLANKERSHQESETPLSTLENKMSISKEMSTCGEVLGPLLSKLVVVSGPDADSRTKMEKMSRQVQEYELLVKQLKEELRDEKLKAKEEAEDLAQEMAELRYQITGLLEEECKRRACIEHASLLRIAELEAQVQKENRKSFAAVRHLREA, encoded by the exons ATGTCGCATCACACAAGGAGTGATAGTGAAAACTCTTTTGACATTGAGGAACTCTTACAGATTGGAACTAGATGCAGAGAG TTAAGGAAAGAAAAGGATAGGCTGAAAGATTCACAATCCCAAAGCTTCGAATTGATCCGA agACTAGAACTACATGTAAATTCTTTGTCAAAGGCTCGTACAGAAGACAAGAAACACATTCAAAAGGTGGAAAAAGAGCTGTTGAACTGCTCTCAAGAAATAG ATTACCTGCAGGATCAACTAAATGCAAGGAACACGGAGGTGAACTGCCTGGAAGAGGATGTACACAACCTTGAGCTGAAATTAGCAGACATGGAAGATCTACAGGAGAAGGTTAACAGGTTAAGCGAGGAACTGAAGAGGTCTGATTTGGAGCGCTTGTTCTTGATACAGGAACTGGAAAGCAAAGAAGTAGAGTTACAAAAGTCAACTTTGTACATGGTGAAACTAGAGGAGTCAATCTCATCGATGGCATTAGAGTCTCAATGTGAAATAGAAAGCATGAGGCTTGATATCATGGCCTTGGAGCAGAGTTGCTTTGAGGCTAAGAAAATCCAGGAAGAAACTgttgaagaaaaagatgagATGAATGAGTTGATTCAAGAGCTTGAGGTTCAGTTTCAGGATGCACAACAAATTATCAAATATCTAGATAAGGAAAATAAGGAACTAAAGGAGAAGCTGGATACATCTGAAACAAATGCTAGAGTATTTTATCAAAGGATTGAAGAATGGCTAGCAAACAAGGAGAGATCACATCAGGAGTCTGAGACGCCCTTGAGTACACTGGAAAACAAGATGAGTATATCTAAAGAAATGAG CACTTGTGGAGAAGTCTTGGGTCCACTCCTTTCCAAATTGGTAGTGGTATCAGGACCAGATGCAGATTCAAGAACGAAGATGGAAAAGATGTCACGACAGGTCCAAGAATATGAACTTCTTGTGAAGCAACTTAAG GAAGAATTGAGAGATGAAAAgttgaaagcaaaagaagaagcagaGGACCTAGCTCAAGAAATGGCTGAGCTAAGGTACCAAATTACAGGATTGCTTGAAGAAGAGTGCAAGCGCCGTGCTTGCATCGAACATGCATCTTTGCTGAGAATTGCTGAATTAGAGGCACAG gttcaaaaagaaaatagaaaatccTTTGCTGCTGTCCGGCACCTCCGTGAAGCATAA